A genomic segment from Saimiri boliviensis isolate mSaiBol1 chromosome 14, mSaiBol1.pri, whole genome shotgun sequence encodes:
- the FBXW9 gene encoding F-box/WD repeat-containing protein 9, with translation MELPLGPCDDSRGWDDDSDSESETDPDAQAEAYVARVLSPPKSELATLRPSQLSTPASSPSASGPRAASKVSAVSEPGLLSLPPELLLEICSYLDARLVLHVLSRVCHALRNLVRDHVTWRLRAQRRVRAPYPVVEEKNFDWPAACIELEQHLSRWAEDGRWAEYFCLANGHISSIDSVLLLQGGALCLSGSRDRNVNLWDLRQLGMEPSQVLVKTLGTDRFSTHKGWVWSLAAQDHCVCSGSWDSTVKLWDMAADGQQFGEIKANSAVLCLSYLPDILVTGTYDKKVTIYDPRAGPALLKSQRLHSSPVLALLADDQHIISGSEDRTLVVVDRRANRVLQRLQLDSYLLCMSHQDMQLWTGDNEGLLHVFTNRDGCFQHVRSFNVGHRSHITGIQYSLGALYTTSTDKTLRVHVPTDPPRTICTRRHDSGFTGVCAEGNLVVAASGGLSLEVWRLQA, from the exons ATGGAGCTACCCTTAGGGCCGTGCGACGATTCCCGTGGCTGGGACGATGACTCGGATTCCGAGTCAGAGACAGACCCCGACGCCCAGGCCGAGGCCTATGTGGCCCGCGTGCTCAGTCCGCCAAAATCCGAGCTGGCGACCCTGCGCCCCTCGCAGCTGTCCACGCCCGCATCTTCCCCGAGCGCTTCGGGGCCTCGGGCCGCGTCCAAGGTTTCGGCCGTAAGTGAGCCGGGCCTTCTCAGCCTTCCCCCAGAGCTGCTGCTTGAAATCTGCTCCTACCTGGACGCCCGCCTCGTGCTCCACGTTCTGTCACGCGTGTGCCACGCGCTGCGCAACCTCGTGCGTGACCATGTCACCTGGAGGCTACGCGCGCAACGCCGTGTACGCGCGCCCTACCCAGTGGTGGAAG AGAAGAACTTTGACTGGCCGGCAGCCTGCATTGAGCTGGAGCAGCACCTGTCCCGCTGGGCAGAGGATGGGCGCTGGGCTGAGTATTTCTGCCTGGCCAACGGGCACATTTCTTCCATTGACTCCGTGCTGCTGCTCCAG GGTGGGGCACTCTGTCTGTCGGGTTCTCGAGATCGCAACGTCAACTTGTGGGACCTGCGGCAGCTGGGGATGGAGCCCAGCCAGGTTCTGGTCAAGACCTTGGGCACCGATCGGTTTAGTACCCACAAG ggctgggtgtggtcgcTGGCGGCACAGGACCACTGTGTGTGCTCCGGCTCCTGGGACAGCACAGTGAAGCTCTGGGACATGGCAGCAGATGGGCAGCAGTTTGGCGAGATAAA GGCTAACTCAGCCGTGCTGTGCCTCTCCTACCTGCCTGACATCCTGGTGACCGGCACCTATGACAAGAAGGTGACCATCTACGACCCCAGAG CCGGCCCAGCCCTGTTGAAGAGCCAGCGACTACACTCTAGCCCAGTGCTGGCCCTGCTGGCGGATGACCAGCACATCATCTCAGGCAGCGAGGACCGCACCCTGGTGGTGGTCGACCGCCGAGCCAACAGAGTCCTGCAGCGGCTGCAG CTGGACTCCTACCTGCTCTGCATGTCCCACCAGGACATGCAGCTCTGGACTGGTGACAACGAGGGCCTGCTGCACGTCTTCACCAACCGCGACGGCTGCTTCCAGCATGTCCGG TCCTTCAATGTGGGCCACAGGTCTCACATCACTGGGATCCAGTACTCTCTGGGAGCCTTGTACACCACATCCACTGACAAGACCCTCCGG GTGCACGTGCCCACAGACCCGCCAAGGACCATCTGCACCCGAAGGCACGACAGTGGGTTCACCGGG GTCTGTGCTGAGGGCAACCTGGTGGTGGCTGCCTCTGGGGGCCTGTCGCTAGAGGTCTGGAGGCTGCAGGCCTGA
- the GNG14 gene encoding putative guanine nucleotide-binding protein G(I)/G(S)/G(O) subunit gamma-14: MSSKVAIGCDIGQARRAVEQLRMEADIDQVKVRVGAGAGGGKRWEHMGQRIGACLGLADWVGLQVFKAAADLLQFCTEQAKSDPFLVGIPATTNPFKEKKPCAIL; this comes from the coding sequence ATGTCCAGCAAGGTGGCCATCGGCTGTGACATTGGGCAGGCCCGCCGGGCAGTGGAGCAGCTGCGGATGGAGGCAGACATCGACCAAGTGAAGGTGAGGGTCGGGGCCGGtgcaggaggtgggaagaggtgggAACACATGGGCCAGCGCATAGGTGCATGCCTGGGTCTGGCTGACTGGGTTGGTCTGCAGGTGTTCAAGGCGGCTGCCGATCTGCTGCAGTTCTGCACGGAGCAGGCCAAGAGTGACCCTTTCCTTGTGGGCATCCCGGCCACCACCAATCCCTTCAAGGAGAAGAAGCCCTGTGCCATCCTATGA